From one Culex quinquefasciatus strain JHB chromosome 3, VPISU_Cqui_1.0_pri_paternal, whole genome shotgun sequence genomic stretch:
- the LOC6046202 gene encoding uncharacterized protein LOC6046202 isoform X1 — MDYDGRSIDKRLVYPAASRSWTCEVFVSEADNNQELLDMDSLTDKFEMECDSQISRTSPPKAVIDSSPLQTAMDKNKESLKVKLLVRRSLNQLVEQGIMPSPKTSPAIYEQTRQLERAKTGDMLKAKIKQRPDRMELERRHILEHQEGNIDPSLAEKKRMLEKALLVDHLNSKISHRPGPLELIEKNILHADEPIERIVKEGLVNYTPTDEAVSPGQALLSPESMVCIEDDSLSSEGETQHLHKIQPINVIYLAQPQATITSEVIAAPCITIEPSAVAADLPKECSFFFRALDSVKPESSEKSSVIATETSRKTISSSSIKNDIKEKIKKKSKNKAISKARSIKFHEYKGPPNAQKHSSISVQKSGETNYQLIMKQQSLLEYLEDLCKNPPALPASSKMSFSAKEKDTAQGGESSSLHKLPPDPATEKLNKLKVFQLKRYCKTYNLPVSGSKSSLVDRLKPYLHMMEKIPDFEGKGTSVEALCSSAAHDPKNQDTIEENLLKEQQKRIAELQRQLKKSQEELELIKQNQKKSEQDFLTQTVVPTTSKDDQRSEIMQFKGEEINITPLATDKILSEMDIKITVRIDPDTTSTLLKPKSEPNFGDTEIMAIQPQDGKVDSSINSGAFEAWKANQHLEAIGSASETVPHCNDSFGKMVDDYVSNNETLDKLLGQVQPDIPNICKSVEHSYTNHISTGSCSQNSSMTADLTSNSLENNCLQTPLVLSDYNDVDLLDFPMHIDDTCDTVYSLPKTDNSAFHQAMEVREPECSSNHLKQLNFEAEMHTESNDSENNERSEEKNMFNDFDALVHSEPFCDMFSGGRNVGNPDMTEGKELTKVSHSINDINQNYTPSTAVILSTCLLGAQQRHLENFLIQ, encoded by the exons ACAACAACCAGGAATTGCTGGATATGGACTCTTTGACCGACAAATTTGAAATGGAATGTGACTCTCAGATCTCGCGAACATCTCCACCAAAAGCGGTAATCGATTCGAGCCCATTACAAACAGCAATGGATAAAAATAAAGAAT CACTTAAGGTGAAACTATTAGTGAGACGCTCACTAAATCAGCTAGTAGAGCAGGGAATCATGCCAT CTCCCAAAACCTCGCCGGCAATCTATGAACAAACGCGTCAGCTTGAACGAGCAAAAACAGGAGACATGCTTAAGGCTAAAATAAAACAACGGCCTGATAGAATGGAATTGGAGAGGCGGCATATTCTTGAGCATCAGGAGGGAAATATTGATCCCAGTTTGGCGGAGAAAAAGCGAATGCTAGAAAAGGCTCTATTGGTTGATCAcctgaattcaaaaatatcgCATCGCCCAGGACCTTTGGAGCTAATTGAAAAGAATATTTTGCACGCAGACGAGCCGATTGAGCGTATTGTTAAGGAAGGTCTGGTCAATTATACACCAACGGACGAGGCTGTTTCACCAGGGCAGGCACTGCTAAGTCCCGAAAGTATGGTTTGCATTGAGGACGACTCACTGAGTTCGGAGGGAGAAACGCAACATTTACACAAAATTCAGCCTATCAACGTCATCTATCTGGCCCAGCCTCAGGCCACAATAACGTCCGAAGTTATCGCAGCGCCTTGCATTACTATCGAACCAAGCGCAGTTGCAGCAGATTTACCGAAGGAATGTTCTTTTTTCTTTCGAGCGCTTGATTCGGTCAAACCGGAGAGCTCTGAAAAATCTTCCGTAATTGCTACTGAAACCAGTAGAAAAACAATTTCTAGTAGCTCAATCAAAAATGATATTAaggaaaaaatcaagaaaaagagCAAAAATAAAGCTATTTCAAAAGCCAGATCAATAAAATTCCACGAATATAAAGGCCCGCCCAATGCGCAGAAGCACTCATCTATATCGGTGCAAAAAAGTGGCGAAACCAACTATCAGCTAATAATGAAGCAACA gtCTCTTTTAGAGTACTTGGAAGATCTATGCAAAAATCCACCAGCCTTGCCGGCTAGTTCCAAAATGTCATTTTCTGCTAAAGAAAAGGATACAGCACAAGGCGGCGAATCAAGCTCGTTGCATAAATTACCTCCCGATCCTGCGACGGAAAAGTTAAACAAACTGAAAGTTTTTCAGCTCAAACGGTACTGCAAAACTTATAATCTTCCCGTGTCTGGTTCAAAATCGAGCCTGGTGGACAGATTGAAACCATACCTGCACATGATGGAGAAAATCCCAGACTTTGAGGGTAAAGGCACCAGCGTGGAAGCTCTGTGTAGCAGTGCAGCGCACGATCCTAAAAATCAAGATACAATTgaggaaaatttgttgaaagAACAACAAAAACGTATCGCAGAGCTGCAGAGGCAGTTGAAAAAGAGTCAGGAAGAACTGGAACTGATCAAGCAGAATCAAAAGAAATCGGAGCAAGATTTTCTGACTCAGACGGTCGTACCCACGACATCGAAAGATGATCAACGTTCGGAAATAATGCAATTCAAGGGAGAAGAGATTAACATCACCCCACTTGCTACGGATAAAATTTTATCAGAAATGGACATCAAGATCACCGTGCGAATTGATCCCGACACCACGAGCACCTTGTTGAAGCCTAAATCCGAGCCCAACTTTGGCGACACTGAGATTATGGCGATCCAGCCTCAGGATGGCAAAGTCGACAGTAGTATCAACAGCGGTGCTTTCGAAGCATGGAAGGCAAATCAGCATTTGGAAGCGATTGGAAGTGCGAGTGAAACTGTGCCACACTGTAATGACTCGTTTGGCAAAATGGTAGATGATTACGTGTCTAACAATGAAACGTTGGATAAGTTGTTGGGCCAAGTGCAGCCGGATATTCCCAACATATGCAAGAGCGTTGAGCATAGCTACACGAATCATATTTCAACAGGTTCTTGTAGTCAAAACAGCAGCATGACAGCTgacttaacatcaaattcgctGGAAAATAACTGTTTGCAAACACCACTTGTACTTAGCGATTATAACGATGTCGATCTTTTGGATTTTCCCATGCACATTGACGACACCTGCGATACTGTCTACTCATTGCCGAAAACTGATAACAGTGCTTTCCACCAAGCGATGGAAGTGCGCGAACCCGAGTGCAGCAGCAACCACTTGAAGCAGCTAAATTTTGAAGCGGAGATGCACACTGAAAGCAATGACTCTGAAAATAATGAAAGGTCAGAGgagaaaaatatgttcaatGATTTTGACGCACTTGTGCATAGTGAACCATTCTGCGACATGTTTTCGGGTGGCCGAAATGTTGGCAATCCCGACATGACGGAAGGGAAAGAGCTTACTAAAGTGTCTCACAGCATTAACGATATTAATCAAAATTACACCCCAAGCACCGCTGTTATATTGTCTACTTGCTTGCTCGGCGCACAACAGAGgcatttagaaaatttcctgaTCCAGTAG
- the LOC6046202 gene encoding uncharacterized protein LOC6046202 isoform X2, translating to MESIDIQIKDNNQELLDMDSLTDKFEMECDSQISRTSPPKAVIDSSPLQTAMDKNKESLKVKLLVRRSLNQLVEQGIMPSPKTSPAIYEQTRQLERAKTGDMLKAKIKQRPDRMELERRHILEHQEGNIDPSLAEKKRMLEKALLVDHLNSKISHRPGPLELIEKNILHADEPIERIVKEGLVNYTPTDEAVSPGQALLSPESMVCIEDDSLSSEGETQHLHKIQPINVIYLAQPQATITSEVIAAPCITIEPSAVAADLPKECSFFFRALDSVKPESSEKSSVIATETSRKTISSSSIKNDIKEKIKKKSKNKAISKARSIKFHEYKGPPNAQKHSSISVQKSGETNYQLIMKQQSLLEYLEDLCKNPPALPASSKMSFSAKEKDTAQGGESSSLHKLPPDPATEKLNKLKVFQLKRYCKTYNLPVSGSKSSLVDRLKPYLHMMEKIPDFEGKGTSVEALCSSAAHDPKNQDTIEENLLKEQQKRIAELQRQLKKSQEELELIKQNQKKSEQDFLTQTVVPTTSKDDQRSEIMQFKGEEINITPLATDKILSEMDIKITVRIDPDTTSTLLKPKSEPNFGDTEIMAIQPQDGKVDSSINSGAFEAWKANQHLEAIGSASETVPHCNDSFGKMVDDYVSNNETLDKLLGQVQPDIPNICKSVEHSYTNHISTGSCSQNSSMTADLTSNSLENNCLQTPLVLSDYNDVDLLDFPMHIDDTCDTVYSLPKTDNSAFHQAMEVREPECSSNHLKQLNFEAEMHTESNDSENNERSEEKNMFNDFDALVHSEPFCDMFSGGRNVGNPDMTEGKELTKVSHSINDINQNYTPSTAVILSTCLLGAQQRHLENFLIQ from the exons ACAACAACCAGGAATTGCTGGATATGGACTCTTTGACCGACAAATTTGAAATGGAATGTGACTCTCAGATCTCGCGAACATCTCCACCAAAAGCGGTAATCGATTCGAGCCCATTACAAACAGCAATGGATAAAAATAAAGAAT CACTTAAGGTGAAACTATTAGTGAGACGCTCACTAAATCAGCTAGTAGAGCAGGGAATCATGCCAT CTCCCAAAACCTCGCCGGCAATCTATGAACAAACGCGTCAGCTTGAACGAGCAAAAACAGGAGACATGCTTAAGGCTAAAATAAAACAACGGCCTGATAGAATGGAATTGGAGAGGCGGCATATTCTTGAGCATCAGGAGGGAAATATTGATCCCAGTTTGGCGGAGAAAAAGCGAATGCTAGAAAAGGCTCTATTGGTTGATCAcctgaattcaaaaatatcgCATCGCCCAGGACCTTTGGAGCTAATTGAAAAGAATATTTTGCACGCAGACGAGCCGATTGAGCGTATTGTTAAGGAAGGTCTGGTCAATTATACACCAACGGACGAGGCTGTTTCACCAGGGCAGGCACTGCTAAGTCCCGAAAGTATGGTTTGCATTGAGGACGACTCACTGAGTTCGGAGGGAGAAACGCAACATTTACACAAAATTCAGCCTATCAACGTCATCTATCTGGCCCAGCCTCAGGCCACAATAACGTCCGAAGTTATCGCAGCGCCTTGCATTACTATCGAACCAAGCGCAGTTGCAGCAGATTTACCGAAGGAATGTTCTTTTTTCTTTCGAGCGCTTGATTCGGTCAAACCGGAGAGCTCTGAAAAATCTTCCGTAATTGCTACTGAAACCAGTAGAAAAACAATTTCTAGTAGCTCAATCAAAAATGATATTAaggaaaaaatcaagaaaaagagCAAAAATAAAGCTATTTCAAAAGCCAGATCAATAAAATTCCACGAATATAAAGGCCCGCCCAATGCGCAGAAGCACTCATCTATATCGGTGCAAAAAAGTGGCGAAACCAACTATCAGCTAATAATGAAGCAACA gtCTCTTTTAGAGTACTTGGAAGATCTATGCAAAAATCCACCAGCCTTGCCGGCTAGTTCCAAAATGTCATTTTCTGCTAAAGAAAAGGATACAGCACAAGGCGGCGAATCAAGCTCGTTGCATAAATTACCTCCCGATCCTGCGACGGAAAAGTTAAACAAACTGAAAGTTTTTCAGCTCAAACGGTACTGCAAAACTTATAATCTTCCCGTGTCTGGTTCAAAATCGAGCCTGGTGGACAGATTGAAACCATACCTGCACATGATGGAGAAAATCCCAGACTTTGAGGGTAAAGGCACCAGCGTGGAAGCTCTGTGTAGCAGTGCAGCGCACGATCCTAAAAATCAAGATACAATTgaggaaaatttgttgaaagAACAACAAAAACGTATCGCAGAGCTGCAGAGGCAGTTGAAAAAGAGTCAGGAAGAACTGGAACTGATCAAGCAGAATCAAAAGAAATCGGAGCAAGATTTTCTGACTCAGACGGTCGTACCCACGACATCGAAAGATGATCAACGTTCGGAAATAATGCAATTCAAGGGAGAAGAGATTAACATCACCCCACTTGCTACGGATAAAATTTTATCAGAAATGGACATCAAGATCACCGTGCGAATTGATCCCGACACCACGAGCACCTTGTTGAAGCCTAAATCCGAGCCCAACTTTGGCGACACTGAGATTATGGCGATCCAGCCTCAGGATGGCAAAGTCGACAGTAGTATCAACAGCGGTGCTTTCGAAGCATGGAAGGCAAATCAGCATTTGGAAGCGATTGGAAGTGCGAGTGAAACTGTGCCACACTGTAATGACTCGTTTGGCAAAATGGTAGATGATTACGTGTCTAACAATGAAACGTTGGATAAGTTGTTGGGCCAAGTGCAGCCGGATATTCCCAACATATGCAAGAGCGTTGAGCATAGCTACACGAATCATATTTCAACAGGTTCTTGTAGTCAAAACAGCAGCATGACAGCTgacttaacatcaaattcgctGGAAAATAACTGTTTGCAAACACCACTTGTACTTAGCGATTATAACGATGTCGATCTTTTGGATTTTCCCATGCACATTGACGACACCTGCGATACTGTCTACTCATTGCCGAAAACTGATAACAGTGCTTTCCACCAAGCGATGGAAGTGCGCGAACCCGAGTGCAGCAGCAACCACTTGAAGCAGCTAAATTTTGAAGCGGAGATGCACACTGAAAGCAATGACTCTGAAAATAATGAAAGGTCAGAGgagaaaaatatgttcaatGATTTTGACGCACTTGTGCATAGTGAACCATTCTGCGACATGTTTTCGGGTGGCCGAAATGTTGGCAATCCCGACATGACGGAAGGGAAAGAGCTTACTAAAGTGTCTCACAGCATTAACGATATTAATCAAAATTACACCCCAAGCACCGCTGTTATATTGTCTACTTGCTTGCTCGGCGCACAACAGAGgcatttagaaaatttcctgaTCCAGTAG
- the LOC119770240 gene encoding uncharacterized protein LOC119770240 → MGPPKNQRSKDLIKWRFRLAAIGAIFFSSAYREATTGFCIALFICYYFPRILLTRVSSLHRRRFPPKRRLLTVEEFNDQGARKTIKALDELCDRPRMEAYR, encoded by the coding sequence ATGGGTCCTCCAAAGAACCAGCGCAGCAAGGACCTCATCAAGTGGCGCTTCCGACTGGCCGCGATCGGCGCAATCTTCTTCTCATCCGCCTACCGAGAGGCCACCACCGGATTCTGCATCGCCCTCTTCATCTGCTACTACTTCCCGCGAATCCTCCTGACCAGAGTCAGCTCCCTTCACCGGCGTCGATTCCCGCCCAAACGACGCCTTCTCACCGTCGAAGAGTTCAACGATCAAGGTGCCCGCAAAACCATCAAAGCCCTCGACGAACTGTGCGATCGGCCACGAATGGAAGCGTACaggtag
- the LOC6046202 gene encoding uncharacterized protein LOC6046202 isoform X3 has protein sequence MDSLTDKFEMECDSQISRTSPPKAVIDSSPLQTAMDKNKESLKVKLLVRRSLNQLVEQGIMPSPKTSPAIYEQTRQLERAKTGDMLKAKIKQRPDRMELERRHILEHQEGNIDPSLAEKKRMLEKALLVDHLNSKISHRPGPLELIEKNILHADEPIERIVKEGLVNYTPTDEAVSPGQALLSPESMVCIEDDSLSSEGETQHLHKIQPINVIYLAQPQATITSEVIAAPCITIEPSAVAADLPKECSFFFRALDSVKPESSEKSSVIATETSRKTISSSSIKNDIKEKIKKKSKNKAISKARSIKFHEYKGPPNAQKHSSISVQKSGETNYQLIMKQQSLLEYLEDLCKNPPALPASSKMSFSAKEKDTAQGGESSSLHKLPPDPATEKLNKLKVFQLKRYCKTYNLPVSGSKSSLVDRLKPYLHMMEKIPDFEGKGTSVEALCSSAAHDPKNQDTIEENLLKEQQKRIAELQRQLKKSQEELELIKQNQKKSEQDFLTQTVVPTTSKDDQRSEIMQFKGEEINITPLATDKILSEMDIKITVRIDPDTTSTLLKPKSEPNFGDTEIMAIQPQDGKVDSSINSGAFEAWKANQHLEAIGSASETVPHCNDSFGKMVDDYVSNNETLDKLLGQVQPDIPNICKSVEHSYTNHISTGSCSQNSSMTADLTSNSLENNCLQTPLVLSDYNDVDLLDFPMHIDDTCDTVYSLPKTDNSAFHQAMEVREPECSSNHLKQLNFEAEMHTESNDSENNERSEEKNMFNDFDALVHSEPFCDMFSGGRNVGNPDMTEGKELTKVSHSINDINQNYTPSTAVILSTCLLGAQQRHLENFLIQ, from the exons ATGGACTCTTTGACCGACAAATTTGAAATGGAATGTGACTCTCAGATCTCGCGAACATCTCCACCAAAAGCGGTAATCGATTCGAGCCCATTACAAACAGCAATGGATAAAAATAAAGAAT CACTTAAGGTGAAACTATTAGTGAGACGCTCACTAAATCAGCTAGTAGAGCAGGGAATCATGCCAT CTCCCAAAACCTCGCCGGCAATCTATGAACAAACGCGTCAGCTTGAACGAGCAAAAACAGGAGACATGCTTAAGGCTAAAATAAAACAACGGCCTGATAGAATGGAATTGGAGAGGCGGCATATTCTTGAGCATCAGGAGGGAAATATTGATCCCAGTTTGGCGGAGAAAAAGCGAATGCTAGAAAAGGCTCTATTGGTTGATCAcctgaattcaaaaatatcgCATCGCCCAGGACCTTTGGAGCTAATTGAAAAGAATATTTTGCACGCAGACGAGCCGATTGAGCGTATTGTTAAGGAAGGTCTGGTCAATTATACACCAACGGACGAGGCTGTTTCACCAGGGCAGGCACTGCTAAGTCCCGAAAGTATGGTTTGCATTGAGGACGACTCACTGAGTTCGGAGGGAGAAACGCAACATTTACACAAAATTCAGCCTATCAACGTCATCTATCTGGCCCAGCCTCAGGCCACAATAACGTCCGAAGTTATCGCAGCGCCTTGCATTACTATCGAACCAAGCGCAGTTGCAGCAGATTTACCGAAGGAATGTTCTTTTTTCTTTCGAGCGCTTGATTCGGTCAAACCGGAGAGCTCTGAAAAATCTTCCGTAATTGCTACTGAAACCAGTAGAAAAACAATTTCTAGTAGCTCAATCAAAAATGATATTAaggaaaaaatcaagaaaaagagCAAAAATAAAGCTATTTCAAAAGCCAGATCAATAAAATTCCACGAATATAAAGGCCCGCCCAATGCGCAGAAGCACTCATCTATATCGGTGCAAAAAAGTGGCGAAACCAACTATCAGCTAATAATGAAGCAACA gtCTCTTTTAGAGTACTTGGAAGATCTATGCAAAAATCCACCAGCCTTGCCGGCTAGTTCCAAAATGTCATTTTCTGCTAAAGAAAAGGATACAGCACAAGGCGGCGAATCAAGCTCGTTGCATAAATTACCTCCCGATCCTGCGACGGAAAAGTTAAACAAACTGAAAGTTTTTCAGCTCAAACGGTACTGCAAAACTTATAATCTTCCCGTGTCTGGTTCAAAATCGAGCCTGGTGGACAGATTGAAACCATACCTGCACATGATGGAGAAAATCCCAGACTTTGAGGGTAAAGGCACCAGCGTGGAAGCTCTGTGTAGCAGTGCAGCGCACGATCCTAAAAATCAAGATACAATTgaggaaaatttgttgaaagAACAACAAAAACGTATCGCAGAGCTGCAGAGGCAGTTGAAAAAGAGTCAGGAAGAACTGGAACTGATCAAGCAGAATCAAAAGAAATCGGAGCAAGATTTTCTGACTCAGACGGTCGTACCCACGACATCGAAAGATGATCAACGTTCGGAAATAATGCAATTCAAGGGAGAAGAGATTAACATCACCCCACTTGCTACGGATAAAATTTTATCAGAAATGGACATCAAGATCACCGTGCGAATTGATCCCGACACCACGAGCACCTTGTTGAAGCCTAAATCCGAGCCCAACTTTGGCGACACTGAGATTATGGCGATCCAGCCTCAGGATGGCAAAGTCGACAGTAGTATCAACAGCGGTGCTTTCGAAGCATGGAAGGCAAATCAGCATTTGGAAGCGATTGGAAGTGCGAGTGAAACTGTGCCACACTGTAATGACTCGTTTGGCAAAATGGTAGATGATTACGTGTCTAACAATGAAACGTTGGATAAGTTGTTGGGCCAAGTGCAGCCGGATATTCCCAACATATGCAAGAGCGTTGAGCATAGCTACACGAATCATATTTCAACAGGTTCTTGTAGTCAAAACAGCAGCATGACAGCTgacttaacatcaaattcgctGGAAAATAACTGTTTGCAAACACCACTTGTACTTAGCGATTATAACGATGTCGATCTTTTGGATTTTCCCATGCACATTGACGACACCTGCGATACTGTCTACTCATTGCCGAAAACTGATAACAGTGCTTTCCACCAAGCGATGGAAGTGCGCGAACCCGAGTGCAGCAGCAACCACTTGAAGCAGCTAAATTTTGAAGCGGAGATGCACACTGAAAGCAATGACTCTGAAAATAATGAAAGGTCAGAGgagaaaaatatgttcaatGATTTTGACGCACTTGTGCATAGTGAACCATTCTGCGACATGTTTTCGGGTGGCCGAAATGTTGGCAATCCCGACATGACGGAAGGGAAAGAGCTTACTAAAGTGTCTCACAGCATTAACGATATTAATCAAAATTACACCCCAAGCACCGCTGTTATATTGTCTACTTGCTTGCTCGGCGCACAACAGAGgcatttagaaaatttcctgaTCCAGTAG